A stretch of Aspergillus nidulans FGSC A4 chromosome VI DNA encodes these proteins:
- a CDS encoding uncharacterized protein (transcript_id=CADANIAT00009552) has translation MSEKVEGHKRSKSALALAILHRDKSKDSHEEVGSRENGSPDSAPSSPVKVNNNSSPSVSAISTHRSPSLRRSRQETSPPAMSADSSSDPAALGREGDVIEKLPSLTPVDVTLNQSVRTFRLFEILRSGDTTAISKAIKESRDPDGVNGLSGTTILHLAVQCAEPQVVEYVLSAGNDIDINARDREGNTPLHLAAQLGRGPVVRELLNRPEINDSIVNYRGQTALEASRAPEIFQQLQLARSLFIDSKTQEIQSLIAKGEYDKLEKLLEEPRVEGILDVNALDLVTDPTTLHSGGTLLHEGARKKDTRLIQILLMHGADPFRRDKKGKLPQDVTKDDRTRAIVKKSPAAVIAQRGIQEKAILGTSSGQGVSGRPGAGEASFAGKDSREMKGYLKKWTNYTSGYKLRWFVLEDGVLSYYKHQDDTGSACRGAINMKIARLNMDSQDKTRFEIYGKSSVKYHLKANHVVEAKRWFWTLNNAIQYAKDEAKEEEKRQTKHAEALRQAKLDQAEGRPSENPSESPSFRSRGPLSLGVPSTSNTKLSTYTSRTTLDGVPADDDGSMYGSLEQGPSQSDINRVASHVTTAPDLEGDDDDYGDYASSRETPPTDKDAMNITAQSVKLQLDILASVASSLQKTDQSTALSDQAVAQALTAYEEAVSSLKDLVQNLLKISRDRDSYWQYRLNREAHLRKMWEESMARIAQEHEELQSKMGESEEKRRRTKRALKEALENTPNSISRTAVKAASVEAGLDGEEDLSPQPPQIVEVASHIEEQKSRQPQLHRKNSALSNISSLYDSESDNDDEDEFFDAIDAGEIEVVDRTAPEVHEDEETIPDEDKLRAVRRSEIAPSFKGYEEPIRERLKMDYDNRPKISLWGILKSMIGKDMTKMTLPVSFNEPTSLLQRVAEDLEYTDLLDVAADRTDSMERLVYVAAYAASEYASTIGRVAKPFNPLLGETFEYVRPDKGYRFFVEQVSHHPPIGVALAESPKWDYWGESSLKSKFYGKSFDINLLGTWFLKLRPVSGGEELYTWKKVTSSVIGIITGNPTVDNYGLMEIKNWTTGEICYLDFKPRGWKASSAYQVTGKVVDKEGSPRWSIGGRWNDKIYARHTPGFEATVSGPEQKAQLVWQAHPRPTGIPFNLTPFVITLNALTDSLRPQLPPTDTRLRPDQRAMEEGEYDFAATEKHRVEEKQRAKRREREANGEEYKPKWFSKAKCPITGEEYWAHTGDYWGCRARQDWSKCEDIF, from the exons ATGTCGGAGAAGGTTGAAGG GCACAAACGCTCCAAGAGTGCTTTGGCATTGGCGATTTTGCATCGTGACAAGTCAAAGGACAGTCACGAAGAGGTCGGCAGTCGTGAGAACGGCTCTCCCGACTCTGCCCCGTCGTCTCCAGTGAAAGTGAACAACAATAGCAGCCCGTccgtctccgccatctcGACACACCGCAGCCCCAGCTTACGAAGATCGCGCCAAGAGACAAGCCCGCCCGCCATGTCTGCAGATTCATCATCAGACCCTGCTGCTCTAGGTCGTGAAGGCGACGTCATCGAAAAGCTTCCCTCCCTGACCCCGGTGGATGTGACTCTCAACCAGTCTGTCAGGACGTTTCGACTTTTTGAGATACTGCGCAGCGGTGATACGACCGCTATCTCTAAAGCTATTAAAGAGAGCAGGGATCCGGATGGTGTAAACGGCCTGTCGGGGACAACGATCCTCCATCTAGCGGTCCAATGCGCGGAACCGCAAGTGGTGGAGTATGTATTGTCAGCTGGCAACGATATTGACATTAATGCGCGCGACCGAGAGGGCAATACACCCCTTCACCTTGCTGCCCAGCTTGGCCGTGGGCCTGTTGTTCGCGAACTACTGAATCGACCTGAGATTAATGACTCAATCGTCAATTACCGTGGACAAACGGCGCTGGAAGCTTCGCGTGCACCTGAAATtttccagcagctgcagcttgctcgaTCGCTTTTCATAGACAGCAAGACGCAAGAGATTCAGTCGTTGATCGCCAAAGGCGAATATGATAAACTGGAGAAGTTATTGGAGGAACCCCGTGTCGAGGGTATCCTGGATGTCAATGCTCTAGACCTTGTCACGGACCCCACTACCCTCCACTCAGGCGGCACCCTCCTCCATGAGGGCGCTAGGAAGAAAGACACAAGACTTATACAAATCCTCTTAATGCACGGAGCTGACCCTTTCCGTCGCGACAAGAAGGGAAAGCTGCCACAGGATGTGACGAAGGATGATAGGACTCGAGCCATAGTCAAGAAATCCCCTGCTGCCGTCATAGCACAGCGGGGTATACAGGAGAAGGCTATTCTCGGGACCAGTTCTGGCCAAGGCGTGTCTGGACGACCTGGAGCCGGTGAGGCCTCCTTTGCGGGCAAAGACTCCAGGGAGATGAAAGGCTACCTGAAGAAATGGACGAACTATACTAGTGGCTATAAACTGCGTTGGTTTGTCCTCGAGGACGGTGTATTGAGTTATTATAAACATCAAG ATGACACCGGCTCCGCTTGCCGTGGTGCGATCAACATGAAAATCGCAAGACTTAACATGGACTCGCAAGACAAAACTCGGTTTGAGATATACGGCAAATCATCAGTCAAATATCATCTTAAAGCGAATCATGTTGTGGAGGCGAAGCGCTGGTTCTGGACGCTTAATAACGCCATTCAATATGCGAAAGATGAggccaaggaagaggaaaagcgcCAGACAAAACATGCGGAAGCACTTCGCCAGGCGAAACTTGACCAGGCTGAGGGTAGGCCAAGCGAAAACCCATCCGAATCTCCTAGTTTCAGATCTAGAGGGCCCTTATCTCTCGGTGTCCCGAGTACCAGTAACACGAAACTGAGTACTTACACATCACGCACCACTCTCGACGGTGTGCCGGCTGACGATGACGGCTCAATGTACGGCTCTCTAGAACAGGGACCCTCCCAGAGTGACATTAATAGGGTTGCCAGCCATGTTACCACCGCTCCTGATCTCGAGggggacgatgatgattatGGCGATTATGCTTCGAGCCGCGAAACACCACCAACCGACAAAGATGCTATGAATATCACGGCACAGTCTGTAAAGCTTCAACTCGATATACTTGCTAGTGTTGCATCATCTTTACAGAAGACAGACCAATCCACGGCACTTTCGGACCAAGCTGTTGCTCAAGCGCTAACTGCATACGAGGAAGCTGTGAGCAGCCTTAAAGATCTAGTGCAGAATCTTCTGAAGATTTCTCGGGACCGCGACTCATATTGGCAATATCGACTGAATCGGGAAGCACATTTACGCAAGATGTGGGAAGAGAGCATGGCACGCATCGCTCAAGAGCATGAAGAGTTGCAGTCTAAAATGGGCGAGtcggaggagaagaggcgTCGTACAAAACGAGCTCTTAAAGAAGCACTAGAGAATACACCAAACAGTATAAGTCGAACGGCGGTCAAGGCTGCTTCAGTCGAAGCGGGActcgacggcgaagaagacttgTCGCCACAACCTCCACAGATCGTCGAGGTTGCCTCACATATCGAGGAACAGAAATCTCGACAACCACAGCTACACCGCAAGAACTCTGCCTTGTCaaacatcagcagcctttATGACTCCGAATCCGATaacgacgatgaagacgaattTTTTGATGCGATCGATGCTGGAGAGATCGAGGTCGTGGATCGCACTGCTCCTGAGGTtcatgaagacgaagagacgATTCCCGACGAAGACAAACTTCGTGCCGTGAGAAGGTCCGAAATTGCGCCATCGTTCAAGGGATATGAAGAACCCATCAGGGAGAGGCTCAAAATGGATTACGACAATCGGCCTAAGATTTCGCTCTGG GGCATTTTGAAATCTATGATTGGAAAAGATATGACAAAAATGACTCTCCCTGTCTCTTTCAACGAGCCGACATCACTTCTCCAGCGCGTGGCCGAAGATCTGGAGTATACGGATCTTCTCGACGTTGCTGCCGATCGGACTGACTCGATGGAGCGATTGGTGTATGTCGCCGCGTATGCAGCAAGTGAATACGCTTCTACAATCGGACGTGTCGCCAAACCATTCAACCCCCTATTAGGTGAAACTTTTGAATATGTTAGGCCAGATAAGGGCTATCGGTTCTTCGTTGAGCAAGTTAGCCACCATCCACCGATTGGGGTAGCCTTGGCTGAATCGCCAAAGTGGGACTACTGG GGGGAATCATCTCTCAAGTCCAAATTCTACGGCAAGTCTTTCGACATCAATCTCCTGGGAACGTGGTTTTTGAAGCTTCGTCCTGTAtcaggaggcgaagagctcTACACTTGGAAGAAGGTTACGTCCTCAGTTATTGGCATCATCACTGGCAATCCTACTGTTGATAATTATGGTCTGATGGAGATTAAAAACTGGACCACTGGTGAGATATGCTATTTGGATTTCAAGCCTAGAGGCTGGAAAGCGTCCTCAGCATATCAGGTGACAGGAAAGGTTGTTGATAAGGAGGGCTCGCCTAGGTGGAGTATTGGTGGCCGATGGAATGATAAGATCTATGCCCGTCATACCCCTGGGTTCGAAGCGACAGTTTCTGGACCTGAGCAGAAGGCACAATTGGTTTGGCAGGCTCATCCCCGTCCGACTGGAATTCCGTTCAATCTGACGCCATTCGTCATAACCTTAAATGCGCTTACTGACAGCCTCCGACCGCAACTGCCACCCACTGATACCCGCCTTCGTCCCGATCAACGCGcaatggaggaaggcgaatACGACTTTGCCGCTACCGAAAAACATAGGGTCGAAGAAAAGCAGCGTGCTAAGCGAAGGGAAAGGGAAGCTAATGGTGAGGAGTATAAGCCCAAATGGTTCAGCAAGGCCAAGTGTCCAATCACGGGTGAAGAATACTGGGCTCACACCGGTGATTACTGGGGTTGTAGGGCTAGGCAAGATTGGAGCAAGTGCGAAGATATCTTCTGA
- a CDS encoding ATP synthase complex assembly protein ATP12 (transcript_id=CADANIAT00009553), whose translation MVKMLATIFRTSAGRPQQLSTAVQYNFASLRAFQSSTLNAAIAHPVTAHGPPPKAPSPSPRFEKCTTQQSNTESEPQHRPRKRPTVLKKRFWKDVDVKQKDGGDYQVLLDKRPVRTPSKSVLSIPSTKQHLAQAIALEWDVMNAAQQALKNHTIPLTSLTARAADIAQEDAAGAGAGAGVERVIRTQIVKTAMRYLETDTLLCWVPEQDDAVKDEETQQQETLREAQMRVAKDVIAFLSTKVWPGIDIVPVLDGNSIFPASQSQATKDIIRQWVEGLEAYDLAGLERGILASKSLLVAVRLVTEWSENFCQLQQLSRKRFGIEEAAEASSLEVRWQTDMWGEVEDTHDVDKEDLKRQLGSVIVLVAGVQ comes from the exons ATGGTTAAAATGCTGGCAACAATTTTTCGAACCTCTGCCGGCCGGCCGCAGCAACTTTCGACCGCTGTGCAATACAACTTCGCTAGCCTACGCGCTTTTCAATCTTCGACTCTAAATGCAGCCATTGCGCATCCGGTCACTGCTCATGGACCTCCCCCCAAAGCGCCTTCACCGTCCCCCAGATTCGAAAAGTGTACTACGCAGCAATCGAATACAGAAAGCGAGCCACAACACCGACCACGCAAGAGACCTACAgtgttgaagaagcggtTCTGGAAGGATGTTGATGTAAAGCAAAAAGATG GAGGCGATTACCAGGTTCTACTTGACAAACGGCCGGTTCGGACTCCCTCAAAAAGTGTCCTGTCAATACCGTCTACAAAGCAACACCTTGCGCAAGCCATTGCGTTAGAATGGGACGTCATGAATGCAGCGCAGCAAGCCTTGAAGAATCACACGATTCCCCTGACCTCTCTCACTGCACGTGCCGCGGATATTGCGCAGGaggatgctgctggtgctggtgctggtgctggtgtgGAGAGAGTTATACGAACTCAAATAGTAAAGACTGCGATGCGTTATCTTGAGACGGATACATTACTTTGCTGGGTACCTGAGCAAGATGACGCtgtcaaggacgaggaaacACAACAACAGGAAACGCTCCGGGAAGCTCAGATGAGGGTTGCAAAGGATGTCATTGCCTTTTTAAGCACCAAGGTATGGCCAGGCATCGACATAGTGCCGGTTCTGGATGGGAACAGTATCTTCCCGGCATCCCAGTCCCAGGCGACAAAAGACATCATCAGACAGTGGGTTGAAGGGCTGGAGGCCTATGACCTTGCAGGCCTTGAAAGGGGTATTCTTGCATCTAAAAGTCTCCTGGTTGCCGTTAGACTGGTAACGGAATGGAGTGAGAACTTTTGCCAGCTGCAACAGCTAAGCCGGAAGAGATTTGGAATCGAGGAGGCGGCCGAGGCTTCCAGCCTCGAAGTCAGATGGCAAACGGATATGTggggcgaggtcgaggataCCCATGATGTCGATAAGGAGGATTTAAAGAGACAGCTTGGAAGCGTTATTGTTTTGGTGGCGGGAGTTCAATAG
- a CDS encoding putative R3H and G-patch domain protein (transcript_id=CADANIAT00009554), protein MQQEARNTEGRNLWRSNVQLRHQMVHFVSAGSLEPVSEPRLDSLVEAIPAKEESTDEMVSGSVTSKVYDDRLDSNPASQTIKTTSANAPILLRPCTTGDSSEDEIVFKGRRRKPVLDSCNNPLNTLDEKIPLGEREEAYTMRCSSASTIYEERELTSWIRVGGTAAKAHPEPSDEDEILADYIAHMADDSDDDGTTEEDEPTANHSQGSTCDSEEVDSNESSSEELEDDTIYVLANPSQSARRKPEKTIFASATAFADALEQDPYYGLDVMDFSRSSLKRNKNKNKNKNFIDHPVFDGLDSELEDGLINTWNNDRLKKKMKKREREELRVQGLLGRRRNDPDLKIKYADGINIEELKSEIRLFLLSPKNSLSLPPMTKHRRILVHDMAHALHLSSQSRGKGSSRFPVLSKTSRTPKYTNKTISQLDRVFSKERFSSRALKAWDKASGRSGKNKRGKGNVSYMDGDVVGASAPEIGAENKGRAMLEKMGWSTGTALGAANNKGILLPVAHVVKNSKAGLGGDRV, encoded by the exons ATGCAGCAAGAAGCACGAAACACGGAAGGTCGAAATCTATGGCGCTCGAATGTCCAACTTCGCCATCAAATGGTTCATTTTGTGAGCGCAGGTAGTCTTGAACCGGTCTCTGAACCCAGGCTTGACTCGTTAGTCGAAGCCATTCCAGCGAAGGAAGAATCGACGGATGAGATGGTGTCCGGGTCTGTCACAAGCAAAGTTTATGATGATAGATTGGACTCAAACCCAGCCAGTCAAACCATTAAAACGACTAGTGCAAATGCCCCTATTTTGCTACGGCCCTGTACAACCGGAGATTCAAGTGAAGACGAAATCGTTTTTAAaggcaggaggaggaagccagtttTGGATTCCTGTAACAACCCCCTCAACACACTTGACGAGAAAATCCCTCTGggggagcgggaggaggcTTATACGATGCGTTGTAGCAGTGCGTCTACTATCTACGAGGAACGGGAACTTACAAGTTGGATACGGGTTGGTGGCACTGCTGCTAAAGCTCACCCTGAACCatctgatgaggatgagattcTGGCCGACTATATTGCTCACATGGCTGACGACTCTGACGATGATGGCACTacggaggaggatgagccaACAGCAAATCATTCGCAGGGTTCAACGTGTGACTCAGAGGAGGTTGATTCTAATGAGTCGTCATCAGAGGAGCTAGAGGATGATACGATATATGTTCTCGCAAATCCGTCGCAGTCTGCTCGCAGAAAACCAGAGAAGACGATATTCGCCTCGGCCACTGCTTTCGCGGATGCGTTGGAACAGGATCCATATTACGGGCTCGATGTTATGGATTTCAGTCGATCGAGTTTAAAaaggaacaagaacaagaacaagaacaagaacttTATCGACCATCCTGTTTTTGATGGCCTGGACtccgagctggaagatgggtTGATAAATACCTGGAACAATGACCGGCTAAAGAAaaaaatgaagaaaagagaacgAGAAGAGCTTCGTGTCCAAGGACTACTGGGTCGCCGCAGGAATGACCCGGATCTGAAAATCAAGTATGCGGATGGTATAAATATTGAAGAGCTAAAATCTGAGATACGTTTGTTCCTGCTGTCCCCGAAGAATAG CTTATCACTTCCCCCGATGACAAAGCACCGCAGAATACTTGTCCACGACATGGCACATGCTTTGCATCTGTCCTCCCAATCGCGGGGAAAGGGCTCTTCTCGCTTCCCTGTCTTGTCAAAGACATCACGGACACCAAAGTATACTAACAAGACAATCTCACAGTTAGACCGGGTATTCTCAAAGGAGAGGTTCAGTTCTCGCGCATTGAAGGCATGGGACAAAGCAAGCGGTCGATCAGGCAAAAATAAGCGCGGCAAAGGCAATGTTTCCTACATGGACGGCGATGTAGTTGGCGCTTCAGCACCGGAAATAGGCGCTGAGAACAAAGGCAGGGCAATGCTAGAGAAAATGGGGTGGAGTACGGGCACGGCACTTGGCGCTGCCAACAACAAAGGCATTCTTTTGCCGGTTGCACATGTGGTGAAGAACTCAAAAGCTGGCCTGGGAGGCGATCGCGTGTAG
- a CDS encoding putative C2H2 finger domain protein (transcript_id=CADANIAT00009555): MGQGHSTAEAGTGVSSERKDAKKDYYELLDVEQNASPEENFGNVEAATNLFAEIQIAYEVLSDPHERSWYDSHRDAFLGGDAGGEAADYSHNARMTSSADILNLFSKFSPRMDFTDAPCGFYGGLRETFAQLAQEEEMACRWEGVDSIDYPSFGTRHDGSQVVRDFYAVWGSFSTRKSFAWKDVYRYSEAPDRRVRRLMEKENKRLREAAIREFNEAVRSLVAFAKKRDPRYKIYKDSLSQKREALRQSAASQAAKSRAANQATLREHVLQDWARSEEGPEEEEADSEEVETEHIECIVCRKTFKSQNQFHAHERSKKHIKAVKQLRREMRMEDDELCLGNAVVDGREAQTAEDAPVAVTDFYEEENEAVQHSVSPAASLPDQASHNSMYGLQNMISHEDEADYVPSNVLEQRLAQEDLQAQISELSEKLLATDLDKTNLSLKKMGKAKQKRAKKAKVATQSSQLHECTICNASFASRNKLFSHIKSHSQR, encoded by the exons ATGGGCCAAGGCCACTCGACAGCTGAAGCAGGCACTGGTGTATCCAGCGAAAGGAAAGATGCAAAGAAAGATTATTATGAACTTCTCGATGTGGAACAGAATGCGTCGCCCGAAGA AAATTTTGGAAACGTTGAAGCGGCGACAAACCTTTTCGCGGAAATCCAAATCGCCTACGAGGTGCTTTCAGACCCCCACGAGCGGTCGTGGTATGACTCGCACCGTGATGCGTTTCTAGGTGGTGACGCTGGGGGCGAGGCGGCTGACTACTCGCATAACGCCCGCATGACGAGCTCTGCCGATATTCTGAATTTGTTTTCCAAGTTCAGTCCTCGAATGGACTTTACTGATGCGCCCTGTGGATTTTATGGTGGCCTCCGCGAGACGTTCGCACAGCttgcgcaggaggaggagatggcatGCCGCTGGGAAGGTGTAGACAGTATTGACTATCCATCGTTTGGGACCCGTCATGACGGGTCTCAAGTTGTGCGCGATTTTTACGCTGTATGGGGCAGCTTCTCAACTAGAAAGTCCTTTGCATGGAAGGACGTCTATCGTTACTCCGAGGCTCCAGACCGCCGAGTCCGTCGTTTgatggaaaaagaaaacaaacgCTTGCGAGAAGCCGCTATTCGCGAGTTTAATGAGGCCGTGAGATCCCTTGTGGCTTTCGCCAAGAAGCGAGACCCGCGCTACAAGATTTATAAGGATAGCCTGTCTCAAAAACGCGAAGCTCTCCGCcaatctgctgcttctcaggCAGCAAAATCACGAGCAGCAAATCAGGCTACGTTACGAGAGCATGTTCTACAAGATTGGGCAAGATCCGAGGAAGGtcctgaagaagaggaggcagaTAGTGAAGAAGTTGAGACGGAGCATATTGAGTGCATTGTGTGCCGCAAAACTTTCAAAAGTCAAAATCAGTTTCATGCTCACGAGCGTAGTAAGAAGCACATCAAAGCGGTGAAGCAGCTTCGTCgagagatgaggatggaggatgacgaaCTTTGTTTGGGAAATGCGGTCGTTGATGGCAGAGAAGCGCAAACAGCTGAAGATGCTCCTGTTGCAGTCACCGACTTCTACGAAGAGGAAAACGAGGCCGTACAGCATAGCGTGTCCCCGGCGGCAAGTCTTCCTGATCAAGCCTCCCATAACAGCATGTATGGCCTCCAAAACATGATATCCCACGAGGATGAAGCCGACTACGTGCCAAGCAATGTTCTGGAGCAGAGACTCGCCCAGGAAGATCTGCAAGCACAAATATCAGAATTGTCTGAGAAGTTATTAGCCACAGATTTGGACAAAACTAACCTTTCGCTCAAAAAAATGGGTAAGGCCAAGCAAAAGCGTGCTAAGAAGGCCAAAGTGGCAACCCAAAGCTCTCAATTGCACGAGTGCACTATCTGCAACGCTTCCTTTGCATCCCGAAATAAGCTCTTCTCCCATATAAAATCGCATTCACAGCGATAA
- a CDS encoding uncharacterized protein (transcript_id=CADANIAT00009556) gives MSQTGRIEKFRSIVSFGYDAKDTLLRNISIDSSAEDYLARRYYARALLTSLHRTIAIPAWASLRDGNEISLANALGAFDLFIPESGFGNFDEISARLNQILSGCLLEFPDIQNLSPRRKASAIAAYLRSHNMTGIGPGREYHCLEHNFLGIALNDPAHNSLPLISAAIYCHVAQMLGLDARPCGFPFHVHVIVIPPSGFDIDGNPITTQGEPIYMDPFRSDQETPASDLRTQLNFLGASPIEQVAFMGESETSEIVLRCSKNILNSIQRRNQSSSIDAVCARYAALWSSLLLSNHLRPAELQHHLLWLMELVATDFPCDIHLVERYIASLFRGTPEVEHILESLHVIRAVDMIPKQVKRRSFEHKSVKYHIGQVFRHRRYNYTAIITGWDAECGAGEQWMRRMGIDHLQSGRHQSFYHVIVEDKSVRYVAEENIQLISPTVSELSPTLVAVAGKYFKRWDSSSREFVSNIKDEYPDD, from the exons ATGAGCCAAACCGGGAGAATAGAGAAATTCCGATCTATTGTCAGCTTCGGCTATGATGCTAAAGACACCCTTCTACGCAATATCTCAATTGATTCGTCTGCAGAGGACTACCTGGCGAGGAG ATATTACGCCAGAGCGCTTCTTACTAGCCTTCATCGAACCATTGCTATCCCAGCATGGGCCAGTTTGAGAGATGGAAATGAGATATCGCTTGCTAATGCACTCGGAGCTTTTGATTTGTTCATACCAGAAAGTGGATTCGGGAACTTCGACGAG ATTAGTGCTAGGCTAAACCAAATATTGTCCGGCTGTCTTCTGGAGTTTCCGGATATACAAAATTTGAGCCCTCGCCGAAAAGCGAGCGCTATCGCGGCGTACTTAAGGTCTCATAACATGACTGGCATTGGACCGGGCCGGGAGTATCACTGCCTGGAACATAACTTTCTTGGAATCGCACTTAATGACCCAGCGCACAACTCATTGCCTCTGATATCGGCAGCGATATATTGCCATGTTGCGCAGATGCTCGGACTAGACGCCCGCCCATGTGGGTTTCCTTTTCACGTCCACGTTATCGTTATACCTCCGTCGGGGTTTGACATTGACGGAAACCCAATAACCACCCAAGGTGAACCCATTTACATGGACCCTTTTCGCTCCGATCAGGAGACTCCTGCATCAGATTTAAGAACTCAACTGAACTTTCTGGGAGCCTCGCCAATAGAACAGGTTGCTTTCATGGGTGAATCTGAGACTTCCGAGATTGTCCTACGCTGCAGCAAGAATATCTTGAACTCAATCCAGCGTAGGAATCAGTCCTCTAGCATTGACGCGGTATGCGCGCGGTATGCCGCACTTTGGTCCTCTCTGCTACTCTCGAACCACCTTCGACCAGCCGAGCTGCAACATCACCTCCTTTGGTTGATGGAACTAGTAGCCACTGACTTCCCTTGTGATATTCATCTTGTCGAGAGGTATATTGCCTCTTTATTCCGCGGTACACCAGAGGTTGAACATATCCTGGAGAGCCTCCATGTCATACGTGCTGTCGATATGATACCGAAACAGGTGAAGCGGCGGTCTTTTGAACACAAGAGTGTGAAGTATCACATTGGTCAAGTATTTAGACATCGCCGTTACAACTATACGGCTATAATTACAGGTTGGGATGCAGAGTGCGGCGCTGGCGAGCAatggatgaggagaatgggTATTGATCATCTCCAGAGCGGAAGACATCAAAGCTTCTACCACGTAAT TGTAGAAGACAAGAGTGTCCGATACGTCGCAGAGGAAAACATTCAACTCATATCACCGACAGTCTCAGAACTGTCGCCGACGCTTGTTGCCGTGGCAGGGAAATATTTTAAGCGGTGGGATAGTTCATCGCGAGAGTTCGTGAGTAATATCAAAGACGAGTATCCTGATGATTAG
- a CDS encoding uncharacterized protein (transcript_id=CADANIAT00009557), with translation MLQLASVISEIAALQAALVECWSLCNTLATLSSIHRERASFLVGNQDDAWKSCWRLCQQLYCQLNDNDTSQINPTLDLCRDFCQTLFEARTRDNEISDSVLRVSFELNNHLYNTHDRNLPDAFRERTLDFYITLCHRLMKQRNRLPETDSLLSACWSLAEMLFSIRQSKKEGRSLDEELLGSAVQACWELSDIFREGWTQRSLRKSDRGTPRPSQATFVAAEAQRSDTVDIATTRREPETPTTIFEDVGTTSPEEGPVQNIFVLGQRRNIAPYANWSSITSTTSERSQGSRTSTNTVITLSNDLKVNSLRALIAKAALNNGFQRNGAQGFMSFVKSISSDAFGSAPWQISLLNHYKALVAYEPVFQTIGPSTRVSAMDIARAVKLMAQSGQYLWLYDLYRHVFGFHVEEGLNRDSIVLHT, from the exons ATGCTCCAATTGGCTTCGGTGATCTC TGAGATCGCAGCACTGCAGGCCGCCCTTGTAGAGTGCTGGTCGCTTTGCAACACTCTAGCTACCTTAAGCTCAATCCACAGAGAACGAGCTAGTTTCCTTGTCGGAAACCAGGATGACGCCTGGAAATCATGCTGGCGGTTGTGTCAACAGTTATACTGTCAACTCAATGATAATGATACATCCCAAATTAACCCAACACTTGACCTCTGCCGCGACTTCTGTCAGACTCTTTTTGAGGCTAGAACTCGCGACAATGAAATTTCGGACTCTGTTCTTCGTGTCAGTTTTGAGCTCAATAATCATCTCTATAACACACACGACCGTAATCTACCAGACGCTTTTAGGGAAAGAACCCTGGACTTCTACATCACATTATGCCACCGGCTAATGAAACAGCGAAATCGCCTACCGGAGACAGACTCGCTCCTGAGCGCCTGCTGGTCATTGGCCGAAATGCTGTTCAGTATACGCCAAAGCAAAAAAGAAGGACGATCGCTGGATGAAGAACTGCTTGGCTCTGCAGTCCAGGCCTGCTGGGAGCTTTCTGATATCTTCCGAGAAGGGTGGACGCAGAGAAGCCTACGGAAGTCTGACCGTGGAACACCTCGACCAAGCCAGGCAACCTTTGTGGCAGCAGAAGCTCAACGTTCTGATACAGTTGATATTGCAACTACGAGACGCGAACCCGAGACACCGACTACAATATTCGAAGATGTCGGTACTACCTCCCCCGAAGAAGGGCCCGTTCAAAATATATTTGTTCTCGGCCAACGCCGGAATATAGCTCCATACGCTAATTGGTCATCAATCACATCAACTACCTCAGAGAGATCTCAAGGCTCGAGAACATCAACAAATACCGTTATAACGCTCTCTAACGATTTGAAAGTCAACAGCCTTAGAGCACTGATAGCCAAGGCGGCTTTGAACAACGGCTTCCAGCGCAATGGAGCACAGGGCTTTATGTCGTTTGTCAAATCAATCTCGTCTGACGCGTTTGGGTCCGCCCCTTGGCAGATATCTCTTCTGAATCATTACAAGGCGTTGGTGGCTTACGAGCCAGTTTTTCAGACCATCGGACCTTCAACCAGGGTGAGCGCAATGGATATAGCTAGGGCGGTTAAGCTAATGGCCCAAAGTGGACAGTACCTCTGGCTGTATGACCTGTATCGCCACGTATTTGGTTTCCATGTCGAAGAGGGACTGAACCGAGATTCCATTGTGTTACACACATAA